The Gloeocapsa sp. PCC 73106 DNA segment GGTTTCCAATAAAACTGTTTCAAATAAGACGTAAATTCTTTTCTTATTACCATACTTGAAGCAGACTTCAATGACTTTATTAAAACAGAAATATTATTGTTGGGCGCAATATCTACAAGCAGATGACAATGGTCATTTTCTCCATTAAATTCTATTAGTCTAGAATTGTTTCTATTGCAGACATCTTGAAATATTTCACCCAACCTTTTTAGTATTTCTGGTGTAATAACTTTTCTTCTATATTTTGTTACTAAAACTATATGTAAGTGGATACAGAAAACAGCATGAGAGCTTTTTCTTAAAGATGTTGACATATGCACAAGTGAATTGCTATACTAAAA contains these protein-coding regions:
- the tnpA gene encoding IS200/IS605 family transposase, with the protein product MSTSLRKSSHAVFCIHLHIVLVTKYRRKVITPEILKRLGEIFQDVCNRNNSRLIEFNGENDHCHLLVDIAPNNNISVLIKSLKSASSMVIRKEFTSYLKQFYWKP